A region from the Mycobacterium heidelbergense genome encodes:
- a CDS encoding ArsA family ATPase — translation MPTPARISLFVGKGGVGKSTLACATAVCDASEGRRVLVVSTDQAHSLGDVLGVPVPPGGRGEPVRVLADDAEAGGGLLDALALDTLALLEARWHDVVNTLDRRFPDSELSTIAPEELSALPGVQEVLGLHAVGELAASGRWDRVVVDCASTADALRMLTLPATFGLYVERAWPRHRRLSIAADDARSAAVVELLERVSASVEALGALLTDGEQVGAHLVLTPERVVAAEAVRTLGSLALMGVRVEELIVNQILVEDESYEYRNLPEHPAFYWYAERISEQRAVLDELDATIGDLALVLTPHLSGEPIGPKALGALLDGARRRGGAAPPGPLRPIVDLESGSGLGSIYRMRLTLPQLDPRGLTLGRVDDDLIVGAGGLRRRVRLASVLRRCTVLDAHLRGGELTVRFRPDPEVWPK, via the coding sequence GTGCCCACCCCGGCCCGGATCAGTCTCTTCGTTGGCAAGGGTGGGGTAGGAAAATCCACCCTGGCGTGTGCCACCGCCGTCTGTGATGCGAGCGAGGGGCGCCGGGTGCTGGTGGTGTCCACCGACCAGGCGCACTCGCTCGGAGACGTGCTGGGCGTCCCCGTCCCGCCCGGCGGCCGGGGCGAACCGGTGCGGGTGCTCGCCGACGACGCCGAAGCCGGCGGTGGCCTCCTCGACGCGCTGGCGTTGGACACCCTGGCCCTGCTCGAGGCCCGGTGGCACGACGTGGTCAACACGTTGGACCGGCGGTTTCCGGACTCGGAGCTGAGTACCATTGCGCCCGAAGAACTTTCGGCATTGCCGGGCGTCCAGGAAGTGCTCGGCCTGCACGCCGTCGGTGAACTTGCCGCCTCCGGGCGATGGGATCGCGTCGTCGTCGACTGCGCCTCGACCGCAGATGCGTTGCGGATGTTGACATTACCCGCCACCTTCGGGCTCTACGTGGAACGGGCGTGGCCGCGCCATCGCCGGCTGTCCATCGCCGCCGACGACGCCCGCTCGGCGGCGGTGGTGGAACTGCTGGAGCGCGTCAGCGCCAGCGTCGAGGCGCTCGGCGCCTTGCTGACCGACGGCGAGCAGGTCGGCGCGCACCTGGTGCTGACCCCCGAACGGGTGGTCGCGGCCGAGGCGGTCCGGACGCTGGGTTCGTTGGCGCTGATGGGTGTGCGGGTCGAGGAGCTGATCGTCAACCAGATTCTGGTGGAAGACGAGTCGTATGAGTATCGCAACCTGCCCGAGCATCCCGCGTTCTACTGGTACGCCGAACGCATCTCCGAACAACGCGCGGTGCTCGACGAACTCGACGCCACGATCGGCGACCTCGCGCTGGTGTTGACCCCGCACCTGTCCGGCGAGCCGATCGGCCCCAAGGCGCTGGGCGCGCTGCTGGACGGCGCGCGCCGGCGCGGCGGGGCGGCGCCGCCCGGTCCGCTGCGTCCGATCGTGGACCTCGAATCCGGGTCGGGGCTTGGGTCCATATACCGGATGCGGCTAACGTTGCCCCAACTCGATCCTCGAGGACTGACCCTGGGCCGGGTCGACGACGACCTGATCGTCGGCGCCGGCGGCTTGCGGCGCAGGGTTCGGTTGGCGTCCGTGCTGCGGCGGTGCACGGTGCTCGACGCGCACCTGCGGGGTGGTGAGCTGACGGTACGTTTTCGACCAGACCCGGAGGTGTGGCCTAAGTGA
- a CDS encoding lysophospholipid acyltransferase family protein has protein sequence MWYWLFKYVLLGPLLTLVGRPKVEGLEHVPSSGPVILASNHLAVMDSFYLPLVVRRRITFLAKSEYFTGTGIKGWFSRWFFTAVGQVPIDRTDADAAQAALHTAERLLNEGKLLGMYPEGTRSPDGRLYKGKTGLARLALHTGVPVIPVAMVGTNVVNPPGTTMLRFGRVTVRLGKPIDFSRFEGMAGNRFIERAVTDEVIYELMRLSEQEYVDIYAASVKEGGTGASGEAAARIPETAAG, from the coding sequence ATGTGGTACTGGCTATTCAAGTACGTCTTGCTGGGCCCGCTGCTCACCCTGGTTGGTCGACCGAAAGTCGAAGGGCTGGAACATGTTCCGAGTTCCGGACCGGTGATCCTGGCGAGTAATCACCTCGCGGTGATGGACAGCTTCTACCTGCCGCTGGTGGTGCGGCGCCGGATCACTTTCCTTGCGAAGTCCGAATATTTCACCGGCACCGGGATCAAGGGCTGGTTCAGTCGTTGGTTCTTCACCGCCGTCGGTCAGGTGCCGATCGACCGCACCGACGCCGACGCCGCGCAGGCCGCGCTGCACACCGCCGAGCGGCTGCTGAACGAGGGCAAGTTGTTGGGCATGTACCCCGAGGGCACCCGCTCGCCCGACGGCCGGCTGTACAAGGGCAAGACCGGGCTGGCCCGGCTGGCCCTGCACACCGGGGTTCCGGTGATCCCGGTCGCGATGGTCGGCACCAACGTCGTCAACCCGCCCGGCACCACGATGCTGCGCTTCGGGCGGGTCACCGTCCGGCTCGGCAAGCCGATCGACTTCTCGCGCTTCGAAGGCATGGCCGGCAACCGGTTCATCGAGCGGGCCGTCACCGATGAGGTGATCTACGAGCTGATGCGGCTGTCCGAGCAGGAGTACGTCGACATCTACGCGGCCAGCGTCAAGGAAGGCGGCACCGGGGCCAGCGGTGAGGCCGCGGCGCGGATCCCCGAGACCGCCGCCGGCTAG
- a CDS encoding tyrosine-type recombinase/integrase yields the protein MLAGAATPDDLVAFLPSWQLAMQADRKAPYTIDSYLRGARYYLTWCAAQPDEHPLTRAALQRWIAHLMDSGAEPATARIRQQAVRRFAAWLADEEAIDENPFLGLKPPKIDMKVVERLTDEELRLMLKACAGDQLHDRRDEACLRLLVETGMRAGELLALSVHDIDLARGVVTIRKGKGGRGRHVPFETQTGAAIDRYLRVRQRHPLSDTPALWLTETGGRAQLGYHGLRIALLARAIAVGIEDFHIHRLRHTFASRFLSLGGSEGSLMQVAGWRTRQMVDRYSRDTAAERAITEARRLRLGDL from the coding sequence ATGCTTGCCGGCGCCGCCACCCCGGACGACTTGGTGGCATTTCTCCCCAGCTGGCAACTAGCCATGCAGGCCGACCGCAAAGCCCCCTACACCATCGACTCCTACCTACGGGGAGCGCGCTACTACCTCACCTGGTGCGCGGCCCAACCCGATGAACACCCCCTCACCCGGGCTGCTCTGCAGCGCTGGATCGCCCATCTGATGGACTCCGGTGCCGAACCGGCCACCGCACGCATCCGCCAACAAGCCGTCCGCCGCTTCGCCGCCTGGCTGGCCGACGAGGAAGCGATCGACGAGAACCCCTTCCTCGGTCTCAAGCCACCCAAGATCGATATGAAGGTGGTGGAACGCCTGACCGATGAGGAGTTGCGGTTGATGCTCAAGGCGTGCGCCGGCGACCAGCTCCACGACCGCCGCGACGAAGCTTGCCTACGACTACTGGTGGAAACCGGGATGCGCGCCGGCGAACTCCTGGCGCTGTCCGTGCATGACATCGACCTCGCCAGAGGCGTAGTCACCATCCGAAAAGGCAAGGGCGGCAGAGGCCGTCACGTCCCGTTTGAAACGCAGACCGGTGCGGCCATCGACCGCTATCTGCGCGTGCGCCAACGCCACCCACTCAGTGACACACCAGCGTTGTGGCTCACCGAAACGGGCGGCCGGGCTCAGCTGGGCTACCACGGCCTGCGGATCGCGCTCCTGGCACGCGCCATAGCGGTGGGCATCGAGGACTTCCATATCCACCGGCTCAGGCACACTTTTGCGAGTCGGTTTTTATCCCTCGGCGGCAGCGAAGGCTCCCTCATGCAAGTCGCCGGCTGGCGTACCCGGCAGATGGTTGACCGCTACAGCAGGGACACTGCCGCTGAACGGGCGATCACCGAGGCACGACGCTTGAGACTTGGGGACTTGTGA